In Bos indicus x Bos taurus breed Angus x Brahman F1 hybrid chromosome 23, Bos_hybrid_MaternalHap_v2.0, whole genome shotgun sequence, a single genomic region encodes these proteins:
- the SLC25A27 gene encoding mitochondrial uncoupling protein 4 isoform X2 — protein sequence MSTPDDAERLSPLAQRWPRACKFLLSGCAATVAELATFPLDLTKTRLQIQGEAALARLGDGATESAPYRGMVRTALGIVQEEGFLKLWQGVTPAIYRHIVYSGGRMVTYEHLREVVFGKSEDKHYPLWKSVIGGMMAGVVGQFLANPTDLVKVQMQMEGKRKLEGKPLRFRGVHHAFAKILAEGGIRGLWAGWVPNIQRAALVNMGDLTTYDTVKHYLVLNTPLEDNIVTHGLSSLCSGLVASILGTPADVIKSRIMNQPRDKQGRGLLYKSSTDCLIQAVQGEGFLSLYKGFLPSWLRMQSDWITQDHPMRPQHSVF from the exons ATGTCGACTCCAGACGATGCGGAGAGGCTCTCGCCGCTCGCCCAGAGATGGCCCCGCGCGTGCAAGTTCCTCCTGTCGGGCTGCGCGGCCACCGTGGCCGAGCTAG CAACCTTTCCCCTCGACCTCACAAAAACTCGACTTCAAATACAAGGAGAAGCTGCCCTTGCTCGGTTGGGAGATGGTGCAACAGAGTCTGCTCCATATAGGGGCATGGTACGCACGGCCCTAGGGATTGTCcaggaggaaggctttctaaagCTCTGGCAAGGAGTGACACCTGCCATTTACAGACACATAG TGTATTCTGGAGGTCGAATGGTCACTTATGAACATCTCCGTGAAGTTGTGTTTGGCAAAAGTGAAGATAAGCATTATCCCCTTTG GAAATCAGTGATTGGAGGGATGATGGCTGGTGTTGTTGGCCAATTTTTAGCCAACCCCACTGACCTAGTGAAGGTTCAAATgcaaatggaaggaaaaaggaaacttGAAGGAAAACCACTGCG ATTTCGTGGTGTGCATCATGCATTTGCAAAAATCTTAGCTGAAGGAGGAATACGTGGGCTTTGGGCAGGCTGGGTACCCAATATACAAAGAGCAGCGCTGGTGAATATGGGAG ATTTAACCACTTATGACACAGTAAAACACTACTTGGTATTGAATACGCCACTTGAGGACAATATCGTGACTCATGGCTTATCAAG CTTATGTTCTGGACTGGTAGCTTCTATTCTGGGAACACCTGCTGATGTCATCAAAAGCCGAATAATGAATCAACCACGAGATAAACAAGGAAG GGGCCTTCTGTATAAATCATCGACTGACTGCTTGATTCAAGCTGTTCAAGGAGAAGGATTCCTGAGTCTCTATAAAGGGTTTTTACCATCTTGGCTTCGAATG CAATCTGATTGGATCACACAAGACCACCCAATGAGACCCCAGCACAGCGTTTTCTAA
- the SLC25A27 gene encoding mitochondrial uncoupling protein 4 isoform X1, giving the protein MSTPDDAERLSPLAQRWPRACKFLLSGCAATVAELATFPLDLTKTRLQIQGEAALARLGDGATESAPYRGMVRTALGIVQEEGFLKLWQGVTPAIYRHIVYSGGRMVTYEHLREVVFGKSEDKHYPLWKSVIGGMMAGVVGQFLANPTDLVKVQMQMEGKRKLEGKPLRFRGVHHAFAKILAEGGIRGLWAGWVPNIQRAALVNMGDLTTYDTVKHYLVLNTPLEDNIVTHGLSSLCSGLVASILGTPADVIKSRIMNQPRDKQGRGLLYKSSTDCLIQAVQGEGFLSLYKGFLPSWLRMTPWSLVFWLTYEKIREMSGVSPF; this is encoded by the exons ATGTCGACTCCAGACGATGCGGAGAGGCTCTCGCCGCTCGCCCAGAGATGGCCCCGCGCGTGCAAGTTCCTCCTGTCGGGCTGCGCGGCCACCGTGGCCGAGCTAG CAACCTTTCCCCTCGACCTCACAAAAACTCGACTTCAAATACAAGGAGAAGCTGCCCTTGCTCGGTTGGGAGATGGTGCAACAGAGTCTGCTCCATATAGGGGCATGGTACGCACGGCCCTAGGGATTGTCcaggaggaaggctttctaaagCTCTGGCAAGGAGTGACACCTGCCATTTACAGACACATAG TGTATTCTGGAGGTCGAATGGTCACTTATGAACATCTCCGTGAAGTTGTGTTTGGCAAAAGTGAAGATAAGCATTATCCCCTTTG GAAATCAGTGATTGGAGGGATGATGGCTGGTGTTGTTGGCCAATTTTTAGCCAACCCCACTGACCTAGTGAAGGTTCAAATgcaaatggaaggaaaaaggaaacttGAAGGAAAACCACTGCG ATTTCGTGGTGTGCATCATGCATTTGCAAAAATCTTAGCTGAAGGAGGAATACGTGGGCTTTGGGCAGGCTGGGTACCCAATATACAAAGAGCAGCGCTGGTGAATATGGGAG ATTTAACCACTTATGACACAGTAAAACACTACTTGGTATTGAATACGCCACTTGAGGACAATATCGTGACTCATGGCTTATCAAG CTTATGTTCTGGACTGGTAGCTTCTATTCTGGGAACACCTGCTGATGTCATCAAAAGCCGAATAATGAATCAACCACGAGATAAACAAGGAAG GGGCCTTCTGTATAAATCATCGACTGACTGCTTGATTCAAGCTGTTCAAGGAGAAGGATTCCTGAGTCTCTATAAAGGGTTTTTACCATCTTGGCTTCGAATG ACCCCTTGGTCACTGGTGTTCTGGCTTACTTATGAAAAAATCAGAGAGATGAGTGGAGTCAGTCCATTTTAA